In one Mucilaginibacter sp. PAMB04168 genomic region, the following are encoded:
- a CDS encoding peptidoglycan DD-metalloendopeptidase family protein — protein MKNHFACLFLIFLTAMLCCSCSKRGPLALFNKLSPHDAYAQRLKDAGLERSAMGNAWLQKGQLSVSNPLNISIPYKETGYFSAEKIPVTALRFDARRGQKLNISLTKKPQTNFSIYIDLLQEQSATEQKVLASADTNGRSLEYEVKENGKYILRLQPELLRSGEYTLTITSGPSLNFPVSSSGKPHIGSFWGDGRDNGGRRHEGVDIFAIKHTPAIAAANGTVTRVTENTLGGLVVFMHPDNRDYTLYYAHLDKQLVQDGQTVRIGDTLGLVGNTGNARTTPPHLHFGIYTNGGAIDPLIFVDREVKSPPPISASLTLLNATARTTARNNALHIEPTDKALTRQSVPISTPLTIEAATDGWYKATLPDGTQGYIQSRNVTTATATLRRITLNQARPLLDAPDSVTAARKATLANGTQVAIRGSFKNYYLITDDNENTGWINMKIE, from the coding sequence ATGAAAAATCATTTTGCCTGCCTTTTTTTAATCTTTTTAACAGCAATGCTTTGCTGCTCCTGCAGCAAAAGAGGCCCGCTTGCACTGTTTAACAAACTGTCGCCACATGATGCCTATGCCCAACGATTGAAAGATGCTGGATTAGAACGCTCAGCTATGGGCAACGCCTGGTTGCAAAAAGGGCAGCTGAGCGTTAGCAATCCTTTAAACATTAGCATTCCATACAAGGAAACCGGTTATTTTTCGGCCGAAAAAATACCAGTTACTGCTTTGCGATTCGATGCCCGGCGTGGGCAAAAGCTAAACATAAGCCTAACTAAAAAGCCGCAGACCAATTTCTCCATCTATATAGATCTGCTGCAGGAACAAAGCGCGACCGAACAAAAAGTTTTAGCCTCGGCAGATACTAACGGCCGCAGCTTGGAATACGAGGTTAAGGAGAACGGTAAATACATATTACGCCTTCAGCCAGAATTGTTGCGCAGCGGCGAATACACCCTTACCATCACTTCCGGCCCTTCACTCAACTTTCCGGTCTCATCAAGCGGCAAGCCGCATATAGGGAGCTTTTGGGGCGATGGGCGCGATAACGGCGGCCGACGGCACGAGGGCGTTGATATATTTGCTATCAAACACACACCAGCCATTGCTGCTGCCAATGGCACGGTAACCAGGGTCACCGAAAACACTTTGGGCGGCCTGGTAGTATTTATGCACCCCGATAACCGCGATTATACGCTGTATTATGCCCACCTGGACAAACAATTGGTGCAAGACGGACAAACTGTACGCATAGGCGACACCCTTGGGCTGGTAGGTAACACTGGTAATGCCCGCACTACACCGCCGCATCTGCACTTTGGCATTTACACTAACGGTGGGGCAATTGATCCGCTGATTTTTGTCGACCGTGAAGTAAAGTCTCCACCTCCTATCAGCGCCTCGTTAACATTGCTCAATGCCACGGCCCGTACAACCGCCCGCAACAACGCCCTACATATCGAACCGACTGACAAGGCACTTACCCGCCAATCCGTACCCATTAGCACACCACTTACTATTGAAGCAGCCACAGACGGCTGGTACAAAGCCACCCTTCCTGACGGTACGCAGGGCTACATACAAAGCCGTAACGTAACCACAGCAACAGCTACTCTGCGCCGTATTACCCTCAATCAAGCCCGGCCGCTGTTAGATGCACCGGATAGTGTAACGGCTGCCCGTAAAGCAACCCTGGCCAACGGTACGCAGGTGGCTATCAGAGGCTCGTTCAAAAACTATTATTTAATTACTGATGATAACGAAAACACCGGCTGGATAAATATGAAAATTGAGTAG
- a CDS encoding ATP-dependent DNA helicase RecQ encodes MTIAQILQHYWKHEAFRPLQQPIIESVMQGRDTLALLPTGGGKSVCYQVPALAMEGICLVISPLIALMKDQVDGLKAKGIEAVAIVSGMGKREVDIALDNCIYGPVKFLYLSPERLMSDLVRERIKYMKVNLIAVDEAHCISQWGYDFRPPYLHVADLRQLHPKVPILALTATATAEVKDDIQDKLLFRERNVFQQSFERQNISYRIQHEENKLRRMLEVARSVNGSGIVYVRSRKETTELARFFNENGIPADYYHAGLSGDLRTARQEQWKNNHIRIIVATNAFGMGIDKPDVRYVMHKDLPESLEAYYQEAGRAGRDEQKAYAVLFYNENDRLKQQRKFEVAFPTVEEIKQVYHYLANYYQLAYGAGEGMSFDLDLADFSSRFKLDALKSLNALKFLEQGEYLSFNESVFLPSRFQFEIGHEELYNFQIQNPAWDPFIKTLLRSYGGAFENYTRMREFDIARRTNLSVQQVTDAMQQLNDFSVLTYLPQTDKPQVTYLKARQTSDHLWIDRQYLENRKAVYRKKMEAMLGYVTHNQCRSQQLLAYFNELNAPKCGVCDVCRREKQAQNAGQLQGLITEEILQLLNTGPLHLEQLVTSLKHGKSADRLTVIRQLLDNGRVKSNGEAYYL; translated from the coding sequence ATGACCATAGCGCAAATACTACAGCATTACTGGAAACATGAGGCTTTCAGGCCGTTGCAGCAGCCCATTATCGAGTCGGTAATGCAGGGGCGCGATACGCTGGCCTTGCTGCCCACGGGTGGGGGTAAATCGGTTTGCTACCAGGTGCCGGCCCTGGCTATGGAGGGTATTTGCCTGGTTATTTCGCCTTTAATTGCCCTGATGAAAGACCAGGTAGATGGCCTGAAGGCAAAGGGTATTGAGGCTGTTGCCATTGTATCGGGCATGGGTAAGCGTGAGGTAGATATTGCACTGGATAACTGCATTTATGGCCCGGTGAAATTCTTGTATCTCTCGCCAGAACGGTTGATGAGCGACTTGGTTAGGGAACGCATCAAGTACATGAAAGTAAACCTGATTGCGGTTGACGAGGCGCATTGCATATCACAATGGGGATATGATTTCCGTCCGCCTTATTTGCACGTGGCCGATTTGCGGCAGCTGCACCCCAAGGTGCCCATCCTGGCCCTGACAGCGACGGCCACAGCCGAGGTAAAGGACGATATACAAGATAAGCTGCTATTCAGGGAACGCAATGTTTTTCAGCAAAGCTTTGAGCGGCAGAATATAAGTTACCGGATACAACATGAAGAAAATAAGCTTCGCCGTATGCTGGAGGTGGCGCGAAGCGTAAACGGCAGCGGCATTGTTTATGTGCGCAGCCGAAAGGAAACGACCGAACTGGCCCGCTTCTTTAACGAGAACGGCATCCCGGCCGATTATTACCATGCAGGCCTGAGCGGTGATTTGCGTACCGCCCGGCAAGAGCAGTGGAAAAACAATCATATACGGATTATAGTAGCCACTAACGCCTTTGGTATGGGTATTGACAAGCCCGATGTGCGCTATGTAATGCACAAAGATTTGCCCGAAAGCCTGGAAGCCTACTATCAGGAAGCCGGTAGGGCGGGGCGCGATGAGCAAAAAGCTTACGCCGTGCTGTTTTATAACGAAAACGACCGCCTTAAACAGCAACGTAAATTTGAAGTAGCATTTCCAACCGTAGAAGAAATTAAGCAGGTATATCATTACCTGGCCAATTATTACCAGCTGGCCTATGGGGCTGGCGAGGGTATGAGCTTTGATCTGGATTTGGCTGATTTTAGCAGTCGTTTTAAGCTCGATGCCTTGAAAAGTTTAAATGCGCTTAAGTTTTTGGAACAGGGCGAATACCTGTCATTCAACGAAAGCGTTTTTCTACCTTCCCGATTTCAATTTGAGATAGGACACGAGGAACTATATAATTTCCAGATACAAAACCCGGCTTGGGATCCTTTTATAAAAACGCTGCTGCGCTCATACGGTGGCGCATTTGAGAACTATACCCGCATGCGCGAGTTTGATATTGCCCGGCGTACTAACCTCAGCGTACAGCAGGTAACTGATGCTATGCAGCAGCTGAATGACTTTAGTGTTTTAACCTACCTGCCGCAAACCGATAAACCGCAGGTTACCTATCTTAAAGCCCGCCAAACGTCAGACCATTTATGGATTGACCGCCAATACCTGGAAAACCGTAAGGCCGTGTACCGCAAAAAGATGGAAGCCATGCTGGGCTATGTAACCCACAATCAATGCCGTAGCCAGCAATTGTTGGCATATTTCAACGAGTTGAACGCTCCAAAATGTGGCGTGTGTGATGTTTGCCGCCGTGAGAAGCAGGCCCAAAACGCTGGTCAGTTGCAGGGCTTAATTACCGAAGAAATACTTCAGCTCTTAAACACTGGCCCTTTGCATCTCGAACAGCTGGTTACCTCGCTTAAACACGGCAAAAGTGCCGACAGACTGACCGTGATCAGGCAGTTGCTTGATAACGGTCGGGTTAAAAGCAATGGCGAAGCTTATTACCTCTGA